The following are from one region of the Rhodopirellula sp. P2 genome:
- a CDS encoding serine/threonine-protein kinase encodes MMDADRYQRVRDLFWEAEEIAEDAREEFVRTQASGDEELVREVLSLLSEHDPEAARAEGTAARKTPGNGLSHFGQGLPTPRETTESEVVRAIRSMADTSSGSTPDSVSNLDGPPPSRPPASNGVRESHTVHSAQRTHAMPRHDADRPQPARGRHRKTLTSIGPIDRAQQYNWLVWLLTATTIGCIWLVAAWVDHRHRQQQELSAQRSLSLTLDLSTLQVEQLLRRDKQFAIDLAGHPHVREAIRSLTGDTSTALDPDEADQIHQKLNASVQDLNSKLPERNPPELPPFQTPDVVFFNRELQPLALIFPDGSHGSLNAQTLAPLPPDGAADLARALSGRTVLHAPAPLASLLGKALANEFNASGSTPLAWIVPVHDRSPTKTNSETNLRSEVLGAAVVIPPNTNRWLNDSLSSISRVQDVDAYLVDRDGFMQTSSVNLPDKIAPSQGTPFRVTESPNPSEAKERVDRFLAQLDRLTESALLDGDHESTFHRTVYPLTIAAASVSHSPEPQVHGQLYRTYTGKWCIGVWRWLPEFGLGLIVESDSQQEAYPLASTWPWALLLSLASIAPIWLAKRLSKGPAPSALKQPLGRYNIHEELGAGGMGVVYRASHTELGREIALKVLRVDRQDDDDHRRFDREARLAASLCSPHSVTIYDYGRNEHGEAFCVMQLLEGLTLSEVVARSGHQAPGRAIWILRQVCQAVLEAHSKGLMHRDLKPQNVMLSFDTIVGDWAVVFDFGLAKPLEPNQGVFQTAETVWAGTPMYMAPERFRAPAVMDPRSDVYSLGCVLYFLLTGHPPFAECDPESMFALILTQQPLEIETHRGEPIDSELNALVQACMAKDKHDRVGSVADLIQRLDAFAPRYPWTQEDARQWWQRHADEELAKKL; translated from the coding sequence ATGATGGATGCGGATCGTTACCAGCGTGTCCGTGACCTGTTCTGGGAAGCTGAAGAGATCGCAGAGGACGCGCGGGAAGAGTTCGTTCGCACCCAAGCGTCCGGGGACGAAGAACTGGTTCGCGAAGTCCTTTCGTTGCTCTCCGAACACGATCCCGAAGCGGCTCGAGCGGAAGGCACTGCGGCTCGAAAAACGCCCGGAAACGGTTTGTCGCATTTCGGACAAGGGCTTCCCACACCACGCGAAACCACGGAATCGGAAGTGGTACGTGCAATCCGCTCCATGGCAGACACGTCCTCGGGTTCCACGCCAGATTCGGTGTCCAATCTCGACGGCCCACCACCATCCAGGCCCCCTGCATCCAACGGTGTTCGTGAGAGTCACACGGTGCACTCCGCGCAGCGCACTCATGCGATGCCGCGTCACGATGCCGATCGTCCGCAACCCGCTCGCGGGCGACATCGAAAGACGCTGACCTCCATCGGACCGATCGACCGAGCCCAACAGTACAACTGGTTGGTTTGGCTTCTTACTGCCACCACCATCGGTTGCATCTGGTTGGTAGCGGCTTGGGTCGACCATCGACATCGGCAACAGCAGGAACTGTCCGCCCAACGATCGTTGTCGCTGACACTCGACCTCTCCACCCTCCAAGTCGAGCAGCTTCTGCGTCGCGACAAACAGTTTGCAATTGATTTGGCGGGGCACCCCCACGTTCGAGAGGCAATCCGTTCCCTCACCGGTGACACCTCAACGGCACTGGATCCCGACGAAGCCGATCAAATCCACCAGAAACTCAACGCCTCCGTTCAAGATTTGAATTCGAAATTGCCAGAGCGGAATCCTCCCGAGCTGCCACCATTCCAAACACCGGACGTCGTCTTTTTCAATCGAGAACTGCAACCACTCGCACTGATTTTTCCCGACGGAAGCCACGGGTCACTGAACGCTCAAACGCTCGCTCCACTTCCTCCCGACGGTGCAGCCGATTTGGCCCGAGCACTCAGCGGACGAACCGTGCTGCATGCTCCCGCTCCCCTGGCAAGCTTGCTCGGCAAAGCTCTGGCCAACGAATTCAACGCGTCAGGATCCACACCATTGGCCTGGATCGTTCCTGTTCATGATCGCTCGCCAACGAAGACCAACTCAGAAACCAACCTGCGTTCCGAGGTGCTTGGAGCAGCCGTTGTCATTCCACCGAACACCAACCGCTGGCTGAACGACTCCCTGTCCTCGATCAGTCGCGTTCAGGATGTCGACGCATACTTGGTTGATCGGGATGGATTCATGCAAACGTCCAGCGTGAACCTGCCCGACAAAATTGCTCCGTCGCAGGGAACTCCATTCCGAGTGACAGAGAGTCCCAACCCATCGGAAGCCAAGGAACGAGTGGATCGCTTCCTTGCCCAACTCGATCGCTTGACTGAATCAGCTTTGCTCGATGGCGATCACGAATCGACTTTCCATCGCACGGTCTACCCGCTGACCATCGCAGCGGCTTCGGTTTCTCACAGCCCCGAACCTCAGGTTCATGGCCAGCTTTACCGAACCTACACCGGCAAGTGGTGCATCGGTGTTTGGCGATGGCTGCCAGAATTTGGGCTTGGCTTGATCGTGGAAAGCGATTCTCAGCAAGAGGCCTATCCGTTGGCGTCGACCTGGCCGTGGGCGCTGCTTCTGTCGCTTGCCTCGATTGCTCCGATCTGGCTTGCCAAGCGATTGTCCAAGGGCCCGGCCCCCTCCGCGCTCAAGCAACCACTGGGGCGGTACAACATCCACGAGGAACTGGGTGCCGGCGGCATGGGCGTCGTCTACCGAGCCAGCCACACCGAACTGGGACGAGAAATCGCACTGAAAGTTCTGCGGGTCGATCGGCAAGACGACGACGATCATCGACGCTTTGACCGCGAAGCCCGCTTGGCTGCGAGTCTGTGCAGCCCTCACAGCGTGACCATTTACGATTACGGTCGCAATGAACACGGGGAAGCATTCTGCGTCATGCAGTTGCTGGAAGGTTTGACCTTGTCGGAAGTCGTCGCTCGCAGTGGTCATCAAGCCCCCGGCCGAGCCATTTGGATTCTGCGACAGGTCTGCCAAGCCGTCTTGGAAGCTCATTCCAAAGGCCTGATGCATCGCGACCTGAAACCGCAAAACGTCATGCTCAGCTTCGACACCATCGTGGGGGATTGGGCGGTGGTGTTTGACTTTGGATTGGCGAAGCCTCTCGAACCCAACCAAGGTGTCTTTCAAACCGCTGAAACAGTTTGGGCCGGAACTCCCATGTACATGGCCCCCGAAAGGTTCCGGGCTCCAGCGGTCATGGACCCCCGAAGTGATGTCTATTCACTGGGTTGTGTCTTATACTTCTTGTTGACAGGTCATCCGCCGTTTGCGGAATGCGACCCCGAATCCATGTTCGCTCTGATCCTGACGCAGCAACCGCTCGAAATCGAAACGCATCGCGGCGAGCCGATTGACTCGGAGCTGAATGCGTTGGTCCAAGCGTGCATGGCCAAGGACAAACACGACCGAGTGGGATCGGTCGCGGATCTGATCCAGCGTCTGGATGCGTTCGCCCCGCGGTATCCCTGGACGCAAGAAGACGCACGCCAATGGTGGCAACGTCATGCCGATGAAGAACTCGCCAAAAAGCTTTGA
- the hisI gene encoding phosphoribosyl-AMP cyclohydrolase — MPSPIPNFDAGVPCPKTGQPLLPAIAQDATTGRVLMLAWMNREAWDETLSGNRAVYFSRSRGKLWRKGDTSGHAQVVREIRVDCDADTILLSVDQTGAACHENYESCFFRRVDPDGTTHVTEDRIA; from the coding sequence ATGCCTTCTCCCATTCCCAACTTTGACGCCGGGGTTCCGTGCCCCAAGACCGGCCAACCACTGCTCCCCGCCATCGCACAAGACGCCACCACCGGCCGAGTGCTGATGCTAGCGTGGATGAACCGCGAAGCATGGGACGAAACGCTGTCGGGCAACCGCGCCGTCTACTTCAGCCGTTCACGGGGCAAACTCTGGCGCAAAGGTGACACCAGCGGCCACGCCCAAGTGGTGCGTGAAATCCGCGTGGACTGCGACGCCGACACAATCCTGCTGTCCGTCGATCAAACCGGCGCGGCCTGCCATGAAAACTACGAGAGCTGCTTCTTCCGCCGCGTCGATCCCGACGGCACCACCCACGTCACCGAAGACCGCATCGCCTAA
- a CDS encoding ATP-binding protein, giving the protein MRRWWTQLWRRPRSWVILIALVAIADAITPPDWAVVVAHLILLPLAWRVLHRRFITWMTAIQSLAVAAVGLLHVFGPIAHRFSGATQTETFAWLEPVRLWTFFALMATGYFHIYLQGRLRTRLKHQRMLQHRVHRRSLQIRRVNRALRNEVTRRQETQHRLDQSETTFQSLIDRMHLQVARKSAEGVFTYANEQFCADIGMTPVDVIGSTDAELFGDAIGEKYRSDDMSVMSTGQAVDKVEVHPGPDGRIGFAQVFKAPEYDQNGQCVGVQIIFWDITEKHRNEIALRDSEARKRALFDAAGDAVLLIDDQRAIVEANPSASQLLQAGGGRLVGRPLNDLISPVSKQWSSLPLTERHQLRLRRGDGSAFESEVSVHDIPVGGATGHAVIIRDVTLQRAAFEAMREAKAAAEQANRTKTQFMAGISHELRTPLGGIRGLTDLLAQQTLPNAARRYVNLIAQNTELLRDVIEDILDFAAIEAGRVTIDPVPVNLHEVVGDAFGCLAVRVADKPVRLCLSIDPNTPRSVIADPKRLRQIVLNLAGNAIKFTHQGEVSLRLSPIGEPLNPQQDIGTSSNASVDQRDTTGPMAWFELTVSDTGIGIAPENQSRIFDAFEQADRGTNKQFGGTGLGLAIARGLAQRMGGDITVTSHVGQGSQFQCALALPLDPRPAKAEKPHAAVPPEGATAVVSVDNATMQDAIAETLLHCQWPIRTPSMLEPDCVHLHWILTDQTADAAFRIRARKSSDRVIWLTRAGEPTPRRAKREDAIVIEPLHPDELRRWLAGKPLLQSSRGQRKRRRGIKASSPTAGDVAAPDPQLARTTSTSDSDTPHATTDASTADAGYRLLVVDDSATNRLVIHDQLVASGHHVQTADSGDVAVQRLASNTFDCVMMDLQMPNMDGTEATRIIHQQFAQAGRTPPPIIALTAHVTDQHRQLCREAGMDGYITKPVDLDLLLGEIERVMAASKMPESDPLLPPELPSNDHSPQPLGTSEKPTPSASVPTSTAARCEPPASKTPTEEAWDWRSQLSKHCGNDPETMDSVCDAFLMEVPSLLKNLTQGAKRGDANKLRSASHTLKSCLRYFAPQHDVAKAAEVEAAIQDPEWVERLKTATNDPEPASPESPESQAIETLLNTATNWVSRIRESSNQR; this is encoded by the coding sequence ATGCGACGATGGTGGACACAACTTTGGCGGCGTCCACGATCTTGGGTGATCCTGATCGCGTTGGTGGCCATCGCCGATGCGATCACACCGCCAGACTGGGCCGTCGTGGTCGCCCATTTGATTCTGCTGCCGCTGGCCTGGCGGGTGCTCCACCGCCGCTTCATCACCTGGATGACCGCCATCCAAAGCCTGGCCGTTGCGGCGGTTGGCCTGCTGCATGTCTTTGGTCCGATCGCCCATCGGTTCTCAGGAGCAACCCAGACGGAGACATTCGCTTGGCTCGAACCGGTTCGTCTCTGGACCTTCTTTGCCTTGATGGCCACCGGTTACTTCCACATTTACCTGCAGGGCCGATTGCGAACCCGGCTCAAACACCAACGCATGCTGCAGCACCGTGTGCATCGGCGATCGCTGCAGATCCGACGCGTCAACCGCGCCCTTCGCAATGAAGTCACGCGACGACAAGAAACCCAACACCGCCTCGATCAAAGCGAAACCACGTTTCAATCGCTGATCGATCGCATGCATTTGCAAGTCGCTCGCAAAAGTGCCGAAGGGGTATTCACCTACGCCAACGAACAGTTTTGCGCCGACATCGGCATGACCCCAGTCGATGTGATCGGAAGCACCGATGCGGAGCTGTTCGGGGACGCCATCGGCGAAAAATACCGCTCCGATGACATGTCGGTGATGTCGACCGGGCAAGCGGTGGACAAAGTCGAAGTGCACCCGGGACCGGATGGTCGCATCGGTTTTGCTCAAGTCTTCAAAGCCCCCGAGTACGACCAAAATGGTCAATGCGTTGGCGTTCAAATCATCTTCTGGGACATCACCGAAAAACACCGCAACGAAATCGCTCTCCGAGACAGTGAGGCTCGAAAACGAGCCCTGTTCGATGCGGCTGGTGACGCGGTGCTGTTGATCGATGACCAGCGTGCCATCGTGGAAGCCAACCCGTCGGCCAGTCAACTGCTGCAGGCCGGCGGTGGGCGTTTGGTCGGTCGCCCATTGAATGACTTGATCTCGCCCGTGTCCAAACAGTGGTCCTCGCTGCCGTTGACCGAACGACACCAATTGCGACTTCGCCGCGGTGATGGAAGCGCCTTTGAAAGCGAGGTGTCCGTTCACGACATCCCAGTGGGCGGTGCAACCGGACATGCTGTGATCATTCGCGATGTCACTCTGCAGCGAGCTGCCTTCGAGGCCATGCGAGAAGCCAAAGCGGCGGCGGAACAAGCCAACCGCACCAAGACGCAATTCATGGCGGGCATTTCACACGAGTTGCGCACACCGCTCGGCGGGATCCGTGGGTTGACCGACTTGTTAGCACAACAAACGCTCCCCAATGCCGCCCGCCGTTACGTCAACCTGATCGCTCAGAACACCGAATTGTTACGCGATGTCATCGAAGACATCCTGGACTTCGCCGCGATCGAAGCCGGCCGCGTCACAATCGATCCGGTTCCGGTGAACCTACACGAAGTCGTGGGCGATGCCTTTGGTTGCCTTGCGGTTCGTGTCGCAGACAAGCCCGTTCGACTGTGTCTGTCGATCGATCCCAACACACCGCGAAGCGTGATCGCTGATCCCAAGCGACTCCGGCAAATCGTGCTGAACCTGGCAGGCAATGCGATTAAATTCACCCATCAAGGCGAGGTGAGTTTGCGACTGAGCCCCATCGGTGAACCACTGAATCCTCAACAAGACATCGGCACCTCCTCCAACGCCAGCGTCGACCAACGCGACACCACCGGACCGATGGCATGGTTCGAGCTCACCGTTTCTGACACCGGCATCGGCATTGCTCCCGAGAATCAATCGCGAATCTTCGATGCGTTTGAGCAAGCCGATCGTGGCACCAACAAACAATTTGGTGGCACAGGCTTGGGGCTCGCGATCGCTCGCGGTTTGGCCCAACGAATGGGCGGCGACATCACCGTGACCAGCCACGTCGGCCAGGGCAGCCAATTTCAATGTGCGCTGGCATTGCCCCTGGATCCCCGGCCCGCCAAAGCGGAGAAGCCACATGCGGCCGTTCCGCCTGAGGGTGCCACCGCGGTGGTCTCCGTTGACAACGCCACCATGCAGGACGCCATTGCGGAAACGCTGCTGCATTGCCAATGGCCGATCCGCACTCCCTCCATGCTAGAACCTGACTGTGTTCACTTGCACTGGATCCTGACGGACCAAACGGCCGACGCCGCCTTCCGCATTCGAGCGAGGAAATCCAGTGACCGCGTGATTTGGCTCACCCGGGCTGGCGAGCCCACTCCCCGCCGCGCCAAGCGTGAAGACGCGATTGTGATTGAACCGCTTCACCCGGATGAGCTTCGCCGTTGGCTCGCGGGAAAACCCTTGCTGCAATCCAGCCGAGGGCAACGCAAACGACGCCGCGGAATCAAAGCGTCCTCGCCAACTGCAGGGGATGTGGCCGCTCCCGATCCACAACTGGCCAGGACGACGTCGACGAGCGATTCAGACACGCCCCATGCGACGACCGACGCGTCCACCGCCGACGCGGGGTATCGATTGCTCGTCGTCGACGACAGCGCGACCAACCGCTTGGTGATTCACGATCAACTGGTCGCCTCGGGGCATCACGTGCAGACCGCTGACTCAGGTGATGTCGCTGTCCAGAGGTTGGCATCCAACACGTTTGACTGCGTCATGATGGACTTGCAAATGCCAAACATGGATGGCACCGAAGCCACCCGAATCATCCATCAACAATTCGCCCAAGCAGGCCGAACCCCGCCTCCGATCATCGCCTTGACCGCCCATGTGACCGACCAACACCGTCAGCTTTGTCGCGAAGCCGGGATGGATGGCTACATCACGAAACCAGTTGATTTGGATTTGCTGCTGGGCGAAATCGAACGCGTCATGGCCGCATCGAAAATGCCCGAATCCGATCCCCTGCTGCCTCCCGAATTGCCGTCCAACGACCACTCCCCCCAACCACTGGGGACCAGCGAAAAGCCAACGCCTTCCGCCAGCGTCCCGACTTCGACCGCGGCCCGTTGTGAGCCTCCTGCATCGAAAACTCCCACGGAAGAGGCTTGGGACTGGCGTTCTCAACTGTCCAAGCACTGCGGGAACGACCCTGAAACGATGGACTCCGTCTGCGATGCCTTCTTGATGGAAGTCCCCTCGCTGCTAAAGAATTTGACGCAAGGTGCCAAGCGAGGCGATGCCAACAAACTTCGCTCTGCATCGCACACCCTGAAGTCGTGCCTGCGTTACTTCGCACCTCAACACGATGTTGCCAAGGCCGCCGAAGTCGAGGCGGCCATCCAAGACCCTGAGTGGGTCGAGCGTCTGAAGACAGCCACCAACGATCCCGAACCAGCCTCCCCGGAATCGCCCGAGTCCCAGGCAATCGAGACTCTTCTCAACACGGCAACCAACTGGGTCTCGCGGATTCGCGAATCGTCCAATCAACGCTAA
- a CDS encoding histone deacetylase family protein produces the protein MSRTQDQVYLSTNSLALRLYYTDHFDLPLPDGHRFPMAKYRLLRQRVAESEHHRDDVLIVPQAATDEELLTCHTPDYVQRVQTGTLTKQEIRRIGFPWSLPMVERSRRSTGATISAARAALAEGISANLAGGTHHAFAAAGEGYCVFNDAAVAIRTLQAEGLIQRAAIIDLDVHQGNGTASILKDDPSVFTCSVHGVKNFPLRKVPSDLDLSLPDGTADEDYCQALQIVLNTLQKHQSQSGQFELVIYLAGADPFQNDRLGRLSLTMEGLRQRDEMVLRWCRQNELPVAIAMAGGYASEVTEIVDIHSQTLHVAKVWSLSR, from the coding sequence ATGTCGAGGACGCAGGACCAAGTTTACCTCTCAACCAACTCGCTTGCATTGCGTCTGTATTACACCGATCACTTTGACCTGCCTTTGCCTGACGGCCACCGGTTTCCGATGGCCAAGTATCGTCTGTTGCGTCAAAGGGTGGCGGAATCGGAGCATCATCGCGATGACGTTTTGATCGTCCCCCAAGCCGCCACGGACGAGGAACTGCTGACCTGTCACACGCCGGATTATGTGCAACGGGTCCAAACGGGAACCCTGACCAAGCAAGAAATCCGGCGAATCGGATTCCCTTGGTCCTTGCCAATGGTCGAACGCTCGCGGCGAAGCACCGGGGCCACGATCTCTGCCGCACGAGCGGCCCTCGCCGAAGGAATCTCCGCCAACCTTGCCGGCGGCACCCACCACGCCTTTGCGGCCGCCGGGGAAGGCTACTGTGTTTTCAACGACGCCGCCGTGGCCATCCGAACCTTGCAAGCCGAAGGCCTGATTCAGCGGGCCGCGATCATCGACCTGGACGTTCACCAAGGCAACGGAACCGCATCGATCCTGAAGGATGATCCCAGCGTTTTCACCTGTTCCGTGCACGGGGTCAAAAATTTCCCGCTGCGGAAAGTGCCCAGCGACTTGGACCTCAGCCTCCCGGACGGGACGGCGGATGAAGACTACTGCCAGGCATTGCAGATCGTTCTGAACACACTCCAGAAACACCAATCTCAATCCGGTCAATTTGAGTTGGTCATCTACTTGGCTGGCGCCGATCCATTCCAGAATGACCGGTTGGGGCGACTGTCACTCACCATGGAAGGGTTGCGTCAACGCGATGAGATGGTGCTTCGGTGGTGTCGTCAAAACGAATTGCCGGTGGCAATCGCCATGGCCGGGGGTTACGCTAGTGAAGTCACTGAGATCGTTGATATTCACTCCCAAACCTTGCATGTCGCCAAAGTTTGGTCACTGTCCCGCTGA
- a CDS encoding ECF-type sigma factor has product MSSITQILQSSQKGDAAKTDQMFSFLYDDLRRMAGRFLQSEPQRERLSSSSLVHQAYVRMVDQDHVDWQGKTHFFAIGATVMRRILVDHARRTHAQKRGGGWIRRQLDDEVTFLLDQDDDVVALDELLLQLAALSPRQARVVELRFFGGLGMKEIAAELNLGLRTVEKEWAMARAWMRRELRDPEDEANASTADNATPDEKSPTS; this is encoded by the coding sequence ATGTCGTCGATCACGCAAATCCTACAAAGTAGTCAAAAAGGTGACGCGGCCAAAACCGACCAGATGTTTTCGTTCCTGTACGATGACTTGCGTCGGATGGCAGGTCGATTCCTGCAATCGGAACCGCAGCGGGAACGCCTGAGCAGCTCCTCGCTGGTGCACCAAGCCTATGTCCGGATGGTCGATCAAGACCACGTGGACTGGCAGGGGAAAACGCATTTCTTTGCCATCGGTGCCACCGTGATGCGTCGCATTCTGGTGGACCATGCTCGACGCACCCACGCCCAAAAACGCGGGGGCGGCTGGATTCGACGCCAGCTGGACGACGAAGTCACCTTTCTCCTGGATCAGGATGACGACGTCGTTGCTCTGGACGAACTGTTGCTGCAATTGGCGGCCTTGAGCCCCAGGCAAGCTCGGGTGGTCGAACTGCGATTCTTCGGCGGCTTGGGCATGAAGGAAATCGCCGCGGAACTCAACCTGGGACTTCGGACCGTCGAAAAAGAATGGGCGATGGCTCGCGCCTGGATGCGTCGCGAACTCCGCGACCCAGAGGATGAGGCCAATGCCTCCACCGCCGACAACGCCACTCCCGACGAAAAATCCCCGACCTCATGA
- a CDS encoding cobalamin-binding protein: MNIISLLPSATEIVCALGLRDQLVGVTHECDFPPGVDSLPKVTRTLIPHDATSGEIDAMVRERLQTERALYSLDLPVVESLCPDLIVTQALCDVCAVAESEVNAAACSLPGRPRVVNLEPTSLSEMFDCITLVGEAANCPDRAEALIGSLQSRVDRVQQRTTELLSRPGVQVPRVMLLEWIDPPFSAGHWSPELVRLAGGHECVGESGERSVTTSWDRIRDADPDVLFIACCGFSVSRTLEDLPILRGYPGWSEMKCVREGRVYVVDGSAYFSRPGPRLVDSLEILANALHPQIHPLPNGLPPAMQPKKVSGTFLAE, from the coding sequence ATGAACATCATTTCACTCCTGCCCAGTGCGACCGAGATCGTTTGCGCGTTGGGGTTAAGAGACCAATTGGTTGGTGTCACGCATGAGTGTGATTTTCCGCCTGGCGTCGATAGTCTTCCGAAGGTGACCCGGACCTTGATCCCGCACGATGCGACCAGCGGCGAGATCGATGCGATGGTTCGCGAGCGATTGCAAACCGAGCGAGCGTTGTACTCACTGGATCTGCCGGTGGTCGAATCGTTGTGCCCCGATCTGATCGTGACGCAGGCTTTGTGCGACGTGTGCGCGGTGGCGGAGTCCGAAGTCAACGCGGCGGCCTGCTCCCTGCCCGGCCGACCACGCGTGGTGAACTTGGAACCCACCTCGCTGTCCGAGATGTTCGATTGCATCACTTTGGTTGGGGAAGCAGCGAATTGTCCCGACCGGGCCGAGGCTCTGATTGGCAGTTTGCAATCACGTGTCGATCGAGTGCAGCAACGCACGACCGAGCTGCTGTCGCGGCCGGGAGTCCAAGTGCCCCGCGTGATGCTGTTGGAGTGGATTGATCCACCGTTTAGCGCTGGGCACTGGAGCCCCGAATTGGTTCGATTGGCGGGAGGCCACGAATGCGTGGGCGAGTCCGGCGAGCGTTCCGTGACCACGTCGTGGGATCGCATTCGAGACGCGGATCCGGACGTCTTGTTCATCGCTTGCTGCGGTTTCAGCGTGTCGCGAACCTTGGAAGACTTGCCGATTCTGCGTGGCTATCCCGGTTGGTCGGAGATGAAGTGTGTTCGGGAAGGACGCGTCTACGTGGTGGACGGTTCCGCTTACTTCAGTCGACCGGGGCCAAGATTGGTTGACAGTTTGGAGATCCTAGCCAACGCCCTGCACCCACAAATCCATCCCTTGCCAAACGGCCTCCCCCCCGCCATGCAACCCAAAAAGGTGTCAGGTACCTTTTTGGCAGAATAG
- a CDS encoding NADPH:quinone reductase, whose protein sequence is MKAAFITEPGPADSIQIAEQPDPTPGPGQVLIRVYASAVNPIDTYIRSGAIAMDLPQPFVPGCDAAGVVENVGPGVKRFTIGDRVWCTNQGLLGRQGTLAELIAVEEGWVFKLPEPVPYEDAAACALVGVTAHLGLFREAQLSPGESILVIGGSGGVGSMVVQMAAAKGARVITTAGSEAKAQVCRDLGAEEVILYNEESIAEKTKAVAPDGVNVFWETRREPDFDVAVDLLAGRGRMVLMAGRDARPAFPVGPFYVKECSLHGFVMFKATPMEMKTAAEDISNWLASGKLSANISARFALEEAAQAHALQESATLEDSSQLAGKIIVNLNT, encoded by the coding sequence ATGAAAGCTGCCTTCATCACTGAACCAGGTCCCGCTGATTCCATCCAAATCGCGGAGCAACCGGATCCCACTCCCGGACCTGGCCAAGTCCTGATTCGTGTTTACGCGTCAGCCGTCAACCCCATCGACACGTACATTCGTTCCGGCGCCATCGCCATGGATTTACCTCAGCCATTCGTGCCGGGATGCGATGCGGCGGGTGTGGTCGAAAACGTCGGCCCTGGTGTCAAACGGTTCACGATTGGCGACCGCGTTTGGTGCACCAACCAAGGACTGCTCGGCCGCCAAGGGACTCTCGCCGAGTTGATTGCGGTCGAGGAAGGCTGGGTCTTCAAGTTGCCCGAACCCGTGCCCTACGAAGACGCCGCCGCCTGCGCTCTGGTGGGTGTCACCGCGCACCTCGGACTGTTCCGCGAAGCCCAACTGTCACCCGGCGAAAGCATTCTGGTCATCGGTGGCAGTGGGGGCGTGGGATCGATGGTGGTGCAAATGGCTGCCGCCAAAGGGGCCCGCGTGATCACGACCGCGGGCAGCGAAGCCAAAGCCCAAGTCTGTCGCGATCTCGGTGCCGAGGAAGTGATCCTGTACAACGAAGAATCCATCGCCGAGAAAACCAAAGCCGTTGCTCCCGACGGCGTCAACGTGTTCTGGGAAACTCGCCGCGAACCAGACTTTGATGTCGCCGTCGACCTGCTCGCAGGGCGTGGACGCATGGTGTTGATGGCAGGACGAGACGCCCGGCCCGCTTTCCCGGTCGGCCCGTTTTATGTCAAAGAATGCTCCCTGCATGGCTTCGTCATGTTCAAAGCCACCCCCATGGAAATGAAGACCGCCGCAGAAGACATCTCCAATTGGCTCGCGTCCGGTAAACTGTCCGCCAACATCAGTGCTCGCTTTGCGCTGGAAGAAGCCGCCCAAGCTCACGCCTTGCAAGAATCAGCGACGCTGGAAGACAGCAGTCAATTGGCCGGCAAAATCATCGTCAATCTCAACACCTAA